A single Curtobacterium sp. MCSS17_015 DNA region contains:
- the nrdI gene encoding class Ib ribonucleoside-diphosphate reductase assembly flavoprotein NrdI, with protein MSRLVYFSSVSGNTARFVEKLGQDADRIPLLPSEPFLHADGPYVLVLPTYGGGNGHGAVPKQVIKFLNDEHNRALIRGVIVGGNTNFGEAYGLAGDVIAQKCHVPVLYRFELFGTPDDVSAVNSGLEAFWTQQLQTSI; from the coding sequence ATGAGCCGCCTCGTCTACTTCTCGAGTGTCTCGGGCAACACCGCCCGGTTCGTGGAAAAGCTCGGCCAGGACGCCGACCGGATCCCGCTCCTGCCGAGCGAACCGTTCCTCCACGCGGACGGCCCGTACGTCCTCGTCCTGCCCACCTACGGCGGCGGCAACGGACACGGAGCGGTCCCCAAGCAGGTCATCAAGTTCCTCAACGACGAACACAACCGGGCGCTGATCCGGGGCGTGATCGTCGGCGGCAACACGAACTTCGGCGAGGCCTACGGTCTCGCGGGCGATGTGATCGCACAGAAGTGCCACGTGCCCGTGCTCTATCGATTCGAACTCTTCGGGACCCCTGACGACGTGTCGGCGGTCAACTCAGGATTGGAAGCATTTTGGACGCAGCAGTTGCAGACGTCGATCTGA
- the nrdH gene encoding glutaredoxin-like protein NrdH, whose translation MAVTVYTKPSCVQCTATYRALDNKGIQYEVHDVSTDEAALEHVKSLGYMQAPVVVTDDDHWSGFRPDKIATLSAELA comes from the coding sequence ATGGCCGTCACCGTGTACACCAAGCCGTCCTGCGTCCAGTGCACTGCGACGTACCGCGCCCTCGACAACAAGGGCATCCAGTACGAGGTGCACGACGTCTCCACGGACGAAGCCGCGCTCGAGCACGTCAAGAGCCTCGGCTACATGCAGGCTCCCGTCGTCGTGACCGACGACGACCACTGGTCGGGCTTCCGCCCCGACAAGATCGCCACCCTCAGCGCCGAACTGGCCTGA
- a CDS encoding MFS transporter yields MSAYGSLLKTPGVGRVIAAQLTARFPFGMLSLAYLLHVEHIFHSYGAAGLVLATTSIGQALAGPLTSRWMGSWGMRPVLVLTSIVAFVTMGVIAFFVMPLWAYVVIGFVGGLAVPPVQPAVRTIYPKMVTSKQLTPLFSLDASAQELIWVAGPVITTFVATQIGTVEAIVVAMVFLLVGGAWFIASPELGRVRIPRSKRAFGVVMKRPAVVVATLTGLLLIGACAAVEASVTSVFGEGSPNAGIVLAVFAVGSLVGGLALGHRPISPNTLWLRMLIVFVGLVLAVGNPTFWWLCIALVIAGAGIAPALAVMFGSVSATVKFSDTAEAYGWMGTGQLIGAAGGSAVAGFLIDSNGPSGGLMVGAVMAAAGVVLPLAMKSWLPDLRGRDVSPIPDTEPVHLPT; encoded by the coding sequence GTGAGCGCGTACGGGTCCCTGCTGAAGACGCCCGGGGTCGGCCGGGTCATCGCCGCACAACTCACCGCACGGTTCCCGTTCGGCATGCTGTCGCTGGCGTACCTGCTGCACGTCGAGCACATCTTCCACTCGTACGGTGCCGCCGGACTCGTCCTCGCGACCACGAGCATCGGCCAGGCCCTCGCCGGCCCGCTGACCAGCCGGTGGATGGGCAGCTGGGGCATGCGCCCCGTCCTGGTCCTCACGAGCATCGTCGCGTTCGTCACCATGGGCGTCATCGCGTTCTTCGTGATGCCGCTCTGGGCCTACGTGGTCATCGGGTTCGTCGGCGGCCTGGCCGTCCCGCCCGTGCAGCCCGCGGTGCGCACCATCTACCCGAAGATGGTGACGTCGAAGCAGCTCACCCCGTTGTTCTCCCTCGACGCGAGCGCGCAGGAGCTCATCTGGGTCGCCGGCCCGGTCATCACCACGTTCGTCGCGACGCAGATCGGCACGGTCGAGGCCATCGTCGTCGCCATGGTCTTCCTGCTCGTCGGCGGGGCGTGGTTCATCGCCTCCCCCGAACTCGGACGCGTCCGGATCCCCCGCTCCAAGCGTGCGTTCGGCGTCGTGATGAAGCGCCCGGCCGTCGTCGTCGCGACCCTGACCGGCCTGCTGCTCATCGGCGCGTGCGCCGCGGTCGAGGCCAGCGTCACCAGCGTCTTCGGCGAGGGCAGCCCGAACGCCGGCATCGTCCTCGCCGTGTTCGCCGTCGGGTCCCTCGTCGGCGGCCTGGCGCTCGGCCACCGCCCGATCTCGCCGAACACGCTCTGGCTGCGGATGCTGATCGTGTTCGTCGGCCTCGTCCTGGCCGTCGGCAACCCGACGTTCTGGTGGCTCTGCATCGCCCTGGTCATCGCCGGCGCCGGGATCGCTCCCGCGCTCGCGGTGATGTTCGGCTCCGTCTCGGCGACCGTGAAGTTCTCCGACACAGCCGAGGCCTACGGCTGGATGGGCACCGGGCAGCTCATCGGTGCCGCCGGCGGTTCCGCCGTGGCCGGCTTCCTCATCGACAGCAACGGGCCGAGCGGCGGGCTGATGGTCGGTGCCGTCATGGCGGCCGCAGGCGTCGTGCTGCCCCTGGCGATGAAGAGCTGGCTGCCCGACCTCCGTGGGCGGGACGTCAGCCCCATCCCGGACACCGAGCCGGTGCACCTCCCCACCTGA